From Flavobacterium alkalisoli, the proteins below share one genomic window:
- a CDS encoding tetratricopeptide repeat protein: MNTKDYTYLLNKPYSITDRQTMELESILYEFPFLQSARAIHLKGLYNQDSFRYNMELKKTAAHTNDRSVLFDFITSENFQSIQKDYLQEKEKAIEEITVKETETVTPKPEQPVISPADRLERSIKQTIEEAEENQKEEEVPVIVASPVFTPSEKEEEKETDDIFTEPARTETEEKLEIGKPLDFDNSEKHSFQEWLQLSKLTPIKREETQEAETESEIEPSENIIEDKKDEVIEETTDNNDDSLSKKLELIDKFIESSPKIIPTKGIAPPPANIERSSRDSSLLMTETLARVYLEQKKYQKAIQAYEILILKYPEKSVFFADRISDIKILQQNNNTNNNV; this comes from the coding sequence TTGAACACAAAAGACTATACATACCTGCTAAATAAGCCTTATAGTATAACCGACAGGCAAACTATGGAACTGGAAAGCATTTTATATGAATTCCCGTTTCTGCAAAGTGCGCGTGCCATTCATTTAAAAGGGCTTTACAATCAGGATAGCTTTCGATACAATATGGAGCTCAAAAAAACTGCAGCCCATACTAACGATCGTTCTGTTTTATTTGACTTTATAACTTCGGAGAATTTCCAAAGCATCCAGAAAGATTATCTACAGGAAAAAGAAAAGGCTATTGAGGAAATAACCGTTAAAGAAACAGAAACGGTTACACCAAAACCCGAACAACCAGTAATTTCTCCTGCTGACAGACTGGAACGCTCTATAAAACAAACTATAGAAGAAGCCGAAGAAAACCAAAAGGAAGAAGAAGTTCCTGTAATTGTTGCTTCCCCTGTTTTTACTCCTTCTGAAAAAGAAGAAGAAAAAGAAACAGATGACATTTTTACGGAACCTGCAAGAACTGAAACCGAAGAAAAGCTTGAAATAGGCAAACCTCTTGATTTTGACAATTCTGAAAAACACTCTTTCCAGGAATGGTTACAGCTTTCTAAATTAACTCCAATAAAAAGAGAAGAAACACAGGAAGCAGAAACTGAGTCCGAAATTGAGCCTAGCGAGAATATAATTGAAGATAAAAAAGATGAAGTTATTGAGGAAACTACAGATAACAACGACGATTCTTTAAGCAAAAAACTGGAACTTATTGATAAATTTATTGAGTCGAGCCCAAAGATAATACCGACTAAAGGCATAGCTCCACCCCCTGCAAACATTGAAAGAAGCAGTCGTGACAGCTCATTACTTATGACGGAGACACTTGCACGTGTATACCTTGAACAGAAAAAATATCAGAAAGCAATTCAGGCTTATGAAATTTTAATTTTGAAATATCCGGAAAAAAGTGTTTTCTTTGCAGACCGTATATCGGATATAAAGATTTTACAACAAAATAATAATACTAATAACAATGTTTGA
- a CDS encoding LptE family protein: MRYFKILLVFILALTLHGCKYYNFTGRSGSINAKTFQVNYFQNNAEVVEPGIELTFTRRLQDLIQNQTNLTLTNAGGDLVYEGEITQYRISPMTATADQRAAQNRLSITINVRFTNKNNEDDDFEKPFSFFYDYSGDALPTGSVLNAALDEIFERITQDIFNESLAKW, encoded by the coding sequence ATGAGATATTTTAAAATATTACTGGTTTTTATTTTAGCCCTAACCCTGCACGGCTGCAAGTATTATAACTTTACAGGAAGATCTGGCAGCATAAATGCCAAGACTTTTCAGGTAAATTATTTTCAGAATAATGCTGAAGTTGTTGAACCGGGTATTGAACTGACTTTTACCAGAAGACTACAGGATCTGATACAAAATCAGACTAACCTTACCCTAACTAATGCAGGTGGTGACCTTGTTTATGAAGGTGAGATTACACAATATCGCATATCGCCCATGACAGCTACTGCCGATCAGCGTGCAGCTCAAAACAGGCTTAGTATTACTATAAATGTAAGGTTTACAAATAAGAATAACGAAGACGACGATTTTGAAAAGCCTTTCAGTTTTTTCTATGATTATAGTGGTGATGCCCTTCCTACAGGATCGGTACTAAATGCAGCTTTAGATGAAATTTTTGAAAGGATAACCCAGGACATCTTTAACGAGTCGCTGGCTAAATGGTAA
- a CDS encoding sigma-54 interaction domain-containing protein, with protein MENVQAIKQRFEIIGNDPKLNRAIEKAIQVAPTDISVLITGESGVGKENMPRIIHALSHRKHGKYIAVNCGAIPEGTIDSELFGHEKGAFTGATSTREGYFEVADGGTIFLDEVGELPLTTQVRLLRVLENGEFIKVGSSQVQKTNVRIVAATNVNMFEAIEKGKFREDLYYRLSTVEIMLPPLRERKDDIHLLFRKFSSDFAHKYKMPPIKLDDDAVQLLLRYRWSGNIRQLRNIAEQISVLETTREISLATLRSYLPEEGTNLPAVVRDKKPESDFSNEREILYKVLFDMKSDLNDLKKLTMELMQNGNTSKVQESNKGLIQRIYGNPAEENGHSFEDRPSAVIPSPKITHAEPVIEHHLDDEDDDDDNYLFAETVEEEETLRLDEKEIELIKKALERNKGKRKAAADELGISERTLYRKIKQYDL; from the coding sequence ATGGAAAACGTACAAGCCATAAAACAACGATTTGAGATTATAGGGAACGACCCTAAGCTTAACCGCGCCATAGAAAAAGCCATACAGGTAGCCCCTACCGATATTTCGGTACTTATTACCGGTGAGAGTGGTGTTGGTAAAGAAAATATGCCAAGAATTATTCATGCCCTGTCGCACAGAAAGCATGGAAAATATATTGCCGTAAACTGCGGTGCAATACCTGAAGGAACTATAGACAGTGAGCTTTTTGGTCATGAGAAAGGCGCCTTTACCGGAGCTACCTCAACCCGTGAGGGTTATTTTGAAGTAGCCGACGGAGGAACCATTTTCCTTGATGAAGTAGGCGAATTGCCGCTTACCACACAGGTCAGGTTACTGCGTGTACTGGAAAACGGCGAGTTTATAAAAGTAGGTTCATCTCAGGTTCAAAAAACAAATGTGCGTATCGTGGCAGCAACAAACGTTAATATGTTTGAAGCCATTGAAAAAGGAAAATTCAGGGAAGACCTTTATTACCGTTTAAGCACGGTTGAAATTATGCTCCCTCCCCTACGCGAGCGCAAGGATGACATTCACCTTCTGTTCAGGAAATTTTCTTCCGATTTTGCACACAAATACAAAATGCCTCCTATAAAGCTTGATGATGATGCGGTACAGTTATTGTTACGATATCGCTGGAGCGGAAACATCAGGCAACTTAGAAATATCGCCGAACAAATATCGGTACTGGAAACAACTAGGGAAATATCTCTAGCCACGCTTCGCTCTTATTTACCGGAAGAAGGTACAAACCTGCCAGCCGTAGTGCGCGATAAAAAACCTGAAAGTGACTTTAGTAACGAAAGGGAAATTTTATACAAAGTGCTTTTTGATATGAAAAGCGACCTTAATGACCTCAAAAAACTTACTATGGAGCTTATGCAAAACGGCAACACAAGTAAGGTTCAGGAATCGAATAAAGGATTAATACAAAGAATATACGGAAATCCTGCCGAGGAAAACGGACACAGTTTTGAAGACAGGCCTTCAGCAGTTATCCCAAGTCCGAAAATCACTCATGCCGAACCGGTTATTGAACATCACCTTGATGATGAAGACGATGATGATGATAACTACCTTTTTGCCGAAACCGTTGAAGAGGAAGAAACCTTAAGGCTGGATGAAAAAGAAATTGAACTGATTAAAAAAGCCCTGGAACGCAACAAAGGTAAACGTAAGGCAGCAGCCGATGAACTTGGTATATCCGAAAGGACACTTTACAGAAAAATTAAACAATACGACCTTTAA
- the porL gene encoding type IX secretion system motor protein PorL/GldL: MMALPKKVMNFAYGMGAAVVIIGALFKLMHWPGASEMLIVGLSTEALIFGLSAFDPVDKELDWSLVYPELAGGEAKKKDKKEDPKDAQGLLSQKLDNLLKEAKIDGELMSSLGNSIRNFESAAKGISPTVDSIASQKKYSEEMSMAAAQMESLNSLYKVQLESASRNAEANKEIADNAAQLKQQMQTMTQNIASLNNVYGGMLSAMGNRG; encoded by the coding sequence ATTATGGCACTACCTAAAAAAGTTATGAATTTCGCCTATGGTATGGGGGCGGCAGTTGTAATCATCGGAGCACTTTTCAAATTAATGCACTGGCCAGGAGCTTCTGAGATGCTTATTGTTGGTTTAAGTACTGAGGCGTTAATTTTTGGTTTGTCAGCTTTCGATCCGGTAGATAAAGAACTTGACTGGTCGTTAGTTTACCCGGAATTAGCTGGTGGAGAAGCTAAGAAAAAAGACAAAAAAGAAGATCCGAAAGATGCTCAGGGATTACTTTCTCAAAAACTTGATAACCTGTTAAAAGAAGCTAAAATTGACGGAGAGTTAATGTCTAGCTTAGGTAACAGCATCAGAAACTTCGAATCAGCTGCTAAAGGAATTTCTCCAACAGTAGATTCAATTGCTTCTCAAAAGAAATACAGCGAAGAAATGTCTATGGCTGCTGCTCAAATGGAGTCTTTAAACAGTCTTTATAAAGTTCAGTTAGAGAGCGCTTCTCGTAACGCTGAAGCTAACAAAGAGATTGCTGATAACGCAGCTCAGCTAAAACAACAAATGCAGACAATGACTCAAAACATTGCTTCATTAAACAATGTTTATGGCGGAATGCTTTCTGCTATGGGTAACAGAGGCTAA
- the porK gene encoding T9SS ring complex lipoprotein PorK/GldK produces MKKFIALTATLSFLISCGSSDRGELVGVRGKKWRPEKPYGMTLVPGGAYIMGKSDDDLANVQDAPTKTVTVRSFYMDETEITNSEYRQFVEWVKDSTIRTRLAILAEEMGQTPGSGGIGEYAFLDQSTEEKSPYDQYMYDNYYSMGTDDDPFAGRKLNHKVKLIDDPQKYPDEYYVEVMDSMYLPASESYNGLRTIDVSKLVFAYSWMDIQAAAKDKSKNSRSKRSKYLIKEKVEVYPDTTVWIKDFAYSYNEPMHNDYFWHQAYGEYPVVGVTWEQAKAFCAWRTLNKNAYQKDKGRQFVNSFRLPTEAEWEYAARGGLESATFPWGGPYAKGDRGCFLANFKPNRGDYAADGALYTVEAKSYDPNDYNLYNMAGNVSEWTDSSYDASSYEYVSTMNPNVTDHQNQRKVIRGGSWKDVAYFLQVSTRDYEYADSARSFIGFRTVQDYMGTQNTSNTMN; encoded by the coding sequence ATGAAGAAGTTCATTGCATTAACAGCAACTTTATCATTTTTAATTAGCTGTGGTTCTAGCGACCGCGGAGAGCTAGTAGGTGTTAGAGGAAAAAAGTGGAGGCCTGAAAAGCCGTATGGTATGACTTTGGTTCCTGGAGGTGCTTACATTATGGGTAAATCGGACGACGATTTGGCTAATGTACAGGATGCTCCTACTAAGACTGTAACTGTTCGTTCGTTTTACATGGATGAAACAGAGATTACCAATAGTGAATACCGTCAGTTTGTAGAATGGGTTAAAGATTCTACTATCAGAACAAGACTTGCTATTTTGGCAGAAGAAATGGGTCAGACACCTGGTAGTGGTGGTATTGGCGAGTATGCGTTTTTAGATCAGTCTACAGAAGAGAAATCTCCTTACGATCAGTATATGTATGATAATTATTATAGCATGGGTACTGATGATGATCCGTTTGCTGGTAGAAAACTTAACCATAAAGTTAAGCTTATCGACGATCCGCAAAAATACCCAGATGAGTATTATGTGGAAGTTATGGACTCTATGTACCTGCCGGCTTCTGAATCATACAATGGTTTAAGGACTATTGATGTATCTAAGCTTGTGTTTGCTTATTCGTGGATGGATATTCAGGCTGCAGCAAAAGATAAGTCTAAAAACTCAAGGTCTAAAAGAAGTAAATATCTTATAAAAGAGAAGGTAGAGGTTTATCCTGATACTACGGTATGGATTAAAGACTTTGCTTATTCTTATAATGAGCCGATGCATAATGATTATTTCTGGCATCAGGCTTACGGAGAGTATCCTGTAGTGGGTGTTACCTGGGAACAGGCAAAAGCATTTTGTGCTTGGAGAACGCTTAACAAGAATGCTTACCAAAAAGATAAAGGAAGACAGTTTGTAAACTCTTTCCGTTTACCTACAGAGGCTGAATGGGAGTATGCTGCAAGAGGTGGTCTTGAGTCTGCTACATTCCCTTGGGGTGGTCCTTATGCTAAAGGTGACAGAGGGTGTTTCCTTGCTAACTTTAAGCCTAACAGAGGTGACTACGCTGCAGACGGTGCACTTTACACTGTAGAAGCTAAATCTTACGATCCAAACGATTATAATCTTTACAATATGGCTGGTAACGTTTCTGAGTGGACAGACTCTTCATACGATGCTTCATCTTATGAGTATGTATCTACAATGAACCCTAACGTAACAGATCACCAAAACCAACGTAAAGTAATCCGTGGAGGATCATGGAAGGATGTTGCTTACTTCCTTCAGGTTAGTACAAGAGATTATGAGTATGCGGATTCTGCAAGAAGCTTTATCGGTTTCAGAACAGTACAGGATTACATGGGTACTCAGAATACTTCAAATACTATGAACTAA
- a CDS encoding formimidoylglutamase, which produces MVFDFLEPVEIELLEFVSELPVQSLGRKISIHTTEVFPDLDKAAIALIGVLENRGVDERKEHVSLDHVRRQFYSLFPGNWDMNIVDLGDVAAGDTPEDTYYVVKNLVDELVKKRIIPVVVGGSQDLTYALYRGYDKLEQMVNLVSIDSKFDFGTENEGLTASSYLTKIIVEEPNNLFNFSNIGYQTYYNSQEEIDLIEKLYFDAYRLGEICNNSTIAEPVFRDADIVSVDMTAVKSSDSGNYVKFIPNGFDGKEICILARYAGISDKVTSFGVFNHNNSRQESVLIAQVLWYFIEGYHYRSNEYPFGSKEQYLKYIVPLEDEELIFYKSDRTDRWWIEIPHVSHVNNKLKRNTLLPCTHEDYMGACNNEIPERWWKAQRKNII; this is translated from the coding sequence ATGGTATTTGATTTTTTAGAACCTGTAGAGATAGAATTACTGGAGTTTGTAAGTGAGCTTCCTGTACAGTCTCTGGGCAGGAAAATCAGTATCCATACAACTGAAGTCTTTCCTGATCTTGATAAGGCGGCTATAGCGCTTATAGGGGTTTTAGAAAACAGGGGGGTAGACGAGAGAAAAGAGCATGTGTCTCTGGATCATGTAAGAAGGCAGTTTTACAGCCTTTTTCCGGGTAACTGGGATATGAATATAGTTGATTTAGGTGATGTTGCTGCAGGTGATACTCCGGAAGATACTTACTATGTAGTAAAAAATCTGGTAGACGAACTTGTAAAAAAAAGAATAATTCCTGTTGTTGTAGGAGGGTCTCAGGACTTAACTTATGCGTTATACAGGGGGTATGACAAGCTTGAACAGATGGTGAATTTAGTGTCTATTGACAGTAAATTTGATTTTGGTACTGAAAATGAGGGCTTAACGGCTTCGTCCTATCTGACTAAAATAATCGTAGAAGAACCCAATAATCTTTTTAATTTTAGTAATATTGGATATCAAACCTATTATAACTCGCAAGAAGAAATAGATTTGATTGAAAAATTGTATTTTGACGCTTACAGATTAGGTGAGATTTGTAATAATTCTACCATAGCCGAACCTGTTTTTAGAGATGCTGATATAGTTTCTGTTGATATGACAGCAGTAAAATCGAGCGATTCGGGGAATTATGTTAAATTTATCCCAAATGGTTTTGATGGAAAAGAAATTTGTATTTTAGCACGCTACGCAGGGATAAGTGATAAGGTAACTTCGTTTGGAGTGTTTAATCACAATAATTCCAGGCAGGAGTCCGTTTTAATAGCTCAGGTACTTTGGTATTTTATTGAAGGGTATCATTACAGATCTAATGAGTATCCTTTTGGAAGTAAAGAACAGTACCTTAAATATATAGTTCCCCTGGAAGATGAGGAGTTGATTTTTTATAAGAGCGACAGGACAGACAGGTGGTGGATTGAGATACCCCATGTGTCTCATGTTAACAATAAATTAAAGAGAAATACGTTGTTACCTTGTACGCATGAAGATTATATGGGAGCGTGTAACAATGAGATTCCTGAAAGGTGGTGGAAGGCTCAGAGAAAAAACATTATTTAG
- the secG gene encoding preprotein translocase subunit SecG, which produces MFDFSIFLVLIVIVSFLLVVVIMVQNPKGGGLSSSLGGTQMMGGVQKTTDFLDKSTWTLATALVILILLSTLSFGSNSATQDSLIDESTLPAPAATTVPATENATPEAPANTATPAPAEEGAQE; this is translated from the coding sequence ATGTTTGATTTTTCAATTTTCCTGGTACTTATAGTAATAGTAAGTTTCCTTTTGGTTGTGGTAATTATGGTACAAAATCCTAAAGGAGGAGGATTATCATCTTCACTTGGAGGAACTCAAATGATGGGTGGTGTACAAAAGACAACAGATTTCCTTGACAAAAGTACATGGACACTTGCTACTGCTCTTGTTATATTAATTTTATTATCAACATTAAGCTTTGGCAGCAACTCAGCAACTCAGGACAGTCTTATAGACGAGTCTACTTTACCTGCACCGGCAGCTACTACAGTTCCGGCAACAGAAAATGCAACTCCTGAAGCTCCTGCCAATACGGCAACTCCTGCTCCTGCAGAAGAAGGCGCTCAAGAATAA
- the miaB gene encoding tRNA (N6-isopentenyl adenosine(37)-C2)-methylthiotransferase MiaB, whose product MEKIIEENKQGQSLVLEQKDGNSKKLFIESYGCQMNFSDSEIVASILANEGYNTTQNLEEADLVLVNTCSIRDKAEQTVRKRLDQYNAIKKINPGMKVGVLGCMAERLKSKFLEEEKIVDMVVGPDAYKDLPNLLKEVDEGRDAINVILSKEETYGDIAPVRLNSNGVTAFVSITRGCDNMCTFCVVPFTRGRERSRDPQSIMEEITSLYEKGFKEVTLLGQNVDSYLWYGGGLKKDFEKASEMQKATAVDFAQLLDMVARTFPKMRFRFSTSNPQDMHLEVIEVMAKHHNICKYIHLPVQSGSTRVLEAMNRQHTREEYMELVDNIYRIIPEISLSQDMIAGFPTETEEDHQDTLSLMEHCKYDFGFMFAYSERPGTLAARKLEDDIPAEVKNRRLTEIINLQQKMALERTQRFIGQTVEVLIEKESKRSNEHWSGRNSQNTMVVFPKEGKYKPGDFVNVKITDCTSATLIGDAVGYSEMQ is encoded by the coding sequence ATGGAAAAGATTATTGAAGAGAACAAACAGGGGCAAAGCCTTGTTTTAGAGCAGAAAGACGGAAACAGCAAAAAACTCTTTATTGAAAGCTATGGCTGCCAGATGAATTTTTCTGACAGTGAGATTGTTGCATCTATTCTTGCCAATGAAGGTTATAACACCACTCAAAACCTTGAGGAGGCCGATTTGGTATTGGTTAATACCTGCTCCATTCGTGATAAGGCAGAGCAAACTGTGCGTAAAAGACTTGATCAGTACAACGCTATAAAAAAAATAAACCCCGGGATGAAGGTAGGTGTGCTTGGATGTATGGCCGAACGCCTTAAAAGCAAATTCCTGGAGGAAGAAAAAATTGTAGATATGGTTGTAGGCCCTGATGCCTATAAAGACCTGCCTAATCTTTTAAAAGAGGTTGACGAAGGACGCGATGCCATAAACGTTATCCTGTCTAAAGAGGAAACCTATGGTGATATTGCACCTGTTCGCCTTAACAGTAATGGTGTAACTGCTTTTGTTTCCATAACACGCGGTTGTGATAATATGTGTACTTTTTGTGTAGTACCGTTTACACGTGGCCGCGAAAGAAGCCGTGATCCGCAAAGCATCATGGAAGAGATTACTTCGTTATATGAAAAAGGCTTTAAAGAAGTTACTCTTCTTGGTCAAAACGTAGACAGTTACCTATGGTACGGCGGCGGACTTAAGAAAGATTTTGAAAAAGCCAGCGAAATGCAAAAGGCTACTGCGGTAGACTTTGCTCAGCTTTTAGATATGGTTGCAAGAACCTTCCCTAAAATGCGTTTCCGTTTCAGCACTTCAAACCCACAGGACATGCACCTTGAGGTAATTGAAGTAATGGCTAAACACCACAATATATGTAAATACATTCACCTGCCTGTACAAAGCGGAAGCACACGTGTACTTGAAGCAATGAATCGTCAGCATACCCGTGAGGAATACATGGAACTTGTAGATAATATATACCGCATTATACCTGAAATTTCACTTTCACAGGATATGATAGCCGGTTTCCCAACTGAGACCGAAGAAGACCATCAGGACACGCTAAGCTTAATGGAACACTGTAAGTACGACTTCGGGTTTATGTTTGCTTATTCTGAGCGTCCGGGAACATTAGCCGCAAGAAAACTGGAAGATGATATACCTGCAGAAGTTAAAAACCGCCGACTAACGGAAATCATTAACCTGCAGCAAAAAATGGCCCTTGAAAGAACACAGCGTTTTATAGGCCAAACTGTAGAAGTACTTATAGAAAAAGAATCTAAAAGATCTAACGAACACTGGAGCGGCCGTAACTCACAAAACACCATGGTAGTATTCCCTAAAGAAGGAAAATACAAGCCCGGTGATTTTGTAAACGTAAAAATTACAGACTGTACGTCTGCAACATTAATTGGTGATGCAGTAGGTTACAGCGAGATGCAGTAG
- the topA gene encoding type I DNA topoisomerase has protein sequence MAKNLVIVESPAKAKTIEKFLGKDYQVESSYGHIADLPSKEIGVDVENGFKPKYEVSSDKRALVKKLRDLSKSAETVWLASDEDREGEAIAWHLAEELKLDKNKTKRIVFHEITKTAIQKAIENPRGINYDLVNAQQARRVLDRLVGYELSPVLWKKVKSGLSAGRVQSVSVRLIVEREREIQNFKAEGSYSITAEFVNEAGKAFKARLPKNFNTKQEAQDFLNKNIGSIYKVSDLETKPAKKSPAAPFTTSTLQQEAARKLYFPVGVTMMLAQRLYEAGLITYMRTDSVNLSQEAMTAAEAEITKSYGKEFSRPRNYATKSKGAQEAHEAIRPTDMARHTVSLDRDQARLYDLIWKRTVASQMSDAQLERTNVRIDANNHKEVFAASGEVLLFEGFLKVYLEGNDDEDVEQEGMLPALRLNEKLTNNYITATERFSRPPARYTEAALVKKLEELGIGRPSTYAPTISTIISRNYVEKGSFEGQERKYAQLTLKEGSVAEQQLKENFGSDKGKLVPTDIGMIVNDFLVSHFETILDYNFTAKVEQDFDEIASGNEDWTKMMNDFYSHFHPTVKDVEKNADRESGERILGVHPESGKQVSVRLGKFGPMAQIGDAEDEEKQFASLLPEQNIGNITLEEALGLFMLPKSLGTYKGEEVEVNNGRFGPYVRFGKTFISLPKGMDPMDVTFDVAGKLIAEKEQADAPIGTYKNEPVQKGVGRFGPFIKWNGMFINVNKKYNFDNLSQADITELIEDKLQKDKDKVIHNWEDEGIKVEKARWGRSVILKGKTKIELNKDVDASKLTLEQVKAMIEEKAPAKKTAAKKKTTAKTKKK, from the coding sequence ATGGCAAAGAATTTAGTGATTGTTGAGTCGCCTGCAAAGGCAAAAACCATTGAAAAATTTTTAGGAAAAGACTACCAGGTGGAGTCGAGTTATGGACACATAGCCGATTTACCATCTAAAGAGATAGGGGTAGATGTTGAGAATGGCTTTAAGCCAAAATATGAAGTTTCTTCCGACAAAAGGGCTTTGGTAAAAAAACTCAGGGATCTTTCTAAATCTGCAGAGACAGTTTGGCTGGCAAGTGATGAGGACCGTGAAGGGGAGGCTATTGCATGGCACTTGGCGGAAGAACTGAAACTTGACAAAAACAAAACCAAGCGTATTGTTTTTCATGAAATTACCAAAACAGCGATACAAAAGGCTATCGAAAACCCAAGAGGTATTAATTATGACCTTGTAAATGCACAGCAGGCAAGAAGGGTGCTTGACCGATTAGTAGGTTATGAACTTTCTCCGGTACTTTGGAAAAAAGTAAAAAGCGGTTTATCTGCCGGTCGTGTACAATCGGTTTCGGTACGTTTAATTGTTGAGCGTGAAAGAGAGATACAAAACTTTAAGGCAGAGGGTTCTTACTCAATAACTGCCGAGTTTGTAAACGAGGCAGGAAAAGCATTTAAGGCAAGACTACCTAAAAACTTTAATACAAAACAGGAAGCGCAGGATTTCCTTAATAAAAATATAGGTTCTATATATAAGGTGTCGGATTTGGAAACAAAACCGGCAAAAAAATCACCAGCGGCACCGTTTACTACATCTACACTACAGCAGGAAGCGGCAAGAAAGCTGTATTTTCCGGTAGGTGTTACCATGATGCTGGCACAGCGCCTGTATGAGGCCGGACTTATTACTTATATGAGAACGGATAGTGTTAACCTTTCTCAGGAAGCAATGACAGCTGCCGAGGCAGAAATTACAAAATCATACGGTAAGGAATTCAGTAGGCCCAGAAACTACGCTACAAAAAGTAAAGGTGCGCAGGAGGCTCACGAGGCTATACGTCCTACAGATATGGCCCGTCATACGGTTAGTTTAGACAGGGATCAGGCAAGGCTTTATGATTTGATATGGAAAAGAACCGTGGCTTCTCAAATGAGTGATGCACAGCTTGAACGTACCAATGTTAGGATAGATGCTAATAATCATAAAGAAGTTTTTGCAGCATCAGGAGAGGTGTTGCTGTTTGAAGGTTTCTTAAAAGTATACCTTGAAGGAAATGATGATGAGGATGTAGAACAGGAGGGTATGCTGCCTGCATTACGACTAAACGAAAAACTGACTAATAATTATATTACGGCAACCGAACGTTTTTCAAGACCGCCTGCCCGTTATACAGAAGCGGCTTTGGTTAAGAAACTAGAAGAACTTGGTATTGGTCGTCCGTCAACTTATGCGCCTACCATTTCTACCATTATCAGCAGAAATTATGTTGAAAAAGGAAGTTTTGAAGGGCAGGAAAGAAAATATGCACAGCTTACCTTAAAAGAAGGTTCTGTTGCAGAACAGCAGCTTAAAGAAAATTTCGGTTCAGATAAAGGTAAGTTAGTGCCTACCGATATAGGGATGATTGTAAATGATTTCCTTGTAAGTCATTTCGAAACTATTCTTGATTATAACTTTACCGCTAAAGTAGAGCAGGATTTTGACGAAATTGCTTCGGGTAATGAAGACTGGACCAAAATGATGAATGATTTTTATAGTCATTTTCATCCAACGGTTAAGGATGTTGAGAAGAATGCAGACAGGGAGTCCGGTGAGCGTATTCTTGGTGTTCATCCTGAATCAGGGAAACAGGTAAGTGTGCGTTTGGGTAAATTTGGTCCGATGGCTCAAATTGGCGATGCAGAAGATGAAGAGAAACAGTTTGCAAGCCTTTTACCGGAACAGAATATTGGTAATATTACTCTTGAAGAAGCTTTAGGCTTATTCATGCTGCCTAAATCACTTGGTACTTATAAAGGAGAAGAGGTTGAGGTAAATAATGGCCGTTTTGGTCCTTACGTTCGATTTGGAAAAACATTTATTTCGTTACCAAAAGGTATGGATCCTATGGATGTGACTTTTGATGTTGCGGGAAAACTGATAGCGGAAAAAGAACAGGCTGATGCTCCTATAGGTACTTATAAGAACGAACCGGTTCAAAAAGGAGTAGGGCGTTTCGGGCCGTTTATTAAATGGAACGGAATGTTTATCAATGTGAACAAAAAGTATAATTTTGATAACCTTTCTCAGGCTGATATAACAGAGCTTATAGAGGATAAGCTGCAAAAGGATAAAGACAAGGTTATACATAACTGGGAAGACGAAGGTATAAAAGTAGAGAAAGCCCGTTGGGGGAGATCGGTTATACTTAAAGGAAAAACCAAAATTGAGCTTAATAAAGATGTTGATGCCTCTAAGCTTACGCTTGAGCAGGTTAAGGCAATGATTGAAGAAAAAGCTCCTGCTAAAAAAACTGCAGCTAAAAAGAAAACAACAGCAAAAACAAAAAAGAAATAA
- a CDS encoding co-chaperone GroES has translation MALNIKPLSDRVLIEPVAAETQTASGIFIPDTAKEKPQKGIVVAVGNGTKDHDMTVKVGDTVLYGKYAGTELKFEGKDYLIMKEEEIFAVI, from the coding sequence ATGGCTTTAAACATTAAACCACTTTCAGATCGAGTTCTTATTGAGCCTGTGGCTGCAGAAACTCAAACAGCTTCGGGAATCTTTATCCCTGACACTGCTAAAGAAAAACCTCAAAAAGGTATTGTAGTAGCCGTAGGTAACGGAACTAAAGACCACGACATGACAGTAAAAGTTGGAGATACTGTTTTATATGGTAAATATGCCGGTACAGAATTGAAATTTGAAGGTAAGGATTACCTTATCATGAAAGAGGAGGAAATTTTTGCAGTAATCTAA